A single window of Halobacillus naozhouensis DNA harbors:
- a CDS encoding UxaA family hydrolase: MPDRFMGYARKNGQAGIRNQIAVIPSVFCSAKVAERIAYQVPGCVYFRHPVGCSQVGEDLEVTAKTLIAIGKNPNFAGVVVVGLGCERFSPYELADGIAPSNKMLETVVIQEEGDSLSAIQKGSKVAREMQQIASRQAREEFPVSELMIGLNCGGSDMTSGLIANPALGYASDKLVDQGGSSILSEITELIGTEDILARRASSDEVANSIKETINLTEQKLQRQTQNSTNKKRTHLISKGNYDGGLSSVVEKSLGSMKKSGDAEFSGVIQYGHQPDGKGLFLLDSPGHDGEVSTGQVAAGAQMILFPTGRGTPTGFPGIPVIKITGNSKTYSKMKENIDINTGSVLNGEKTLEQSGEGIYQEILEVASGKQVKSEILGHDEQFCITRLP; this comes from the coding sequence TTGCCAGATCGTTTTATGGGATACGCCAGAAAAAACGGACAAGCAGGTATTCGAAATCAAATCGCTGTTATACCATCTGTCTTCTGCTCCGCTAAGGTGGCTGAACGTATAGCTTACCAAGTACCAGGGTGTGTTTACTTTAGACATCCAGTGGGGTGCAGTCAAGTTGGGGAAGATCTTGAGGTAACCGCTAAAACGTTGATTGCAATTGGGAAAAATCCTAATTTTGCTGGTGTCGTTGTAGTTGGGTTAGGGTGTGAGCGCTTTTCTCCTTATGAACTCGCAGATGGGATTGCACCATCCAATAAAATGTTAGAGACTGTTGTAATTCAAGAAGAAGGTGATTCTTTATCTGCCATTCAAAAAGGGAGCAAGGTTGCACGGGAGATGCAGCAAATTGCTTCCAGGCAAGCAAGAGAAGAATTTCCGGTTAGTGAATTAATGATTGGATTAAACTGCGGTGGGTCTGATATGACATCTGGACTGATTGCAAACCCAGCACTGGGATACGCTTCAGACAAACTAGTCGATCAAGGGGGTTCTTCTATTTTAAGTGAGATCACGGAGCTAATTGGAACAGAAGATATCCTTGCCAGAAGGGCGAGTAGCGATGAGGTAGCGAATTCGATTAAAGAAACGATTAACCTTACTGAACAAAAACTGCAAAGACAGACACAAAATTCCACCAATAAAAAGCGAACACATCTCATTTCAAAAGGAAACTATGACGGAGGTTTATCAAGTGTTGTTGAAAAGTCTTTAGGAAGTATGAAGAAATCGGGTGATGCCGAGTTTAGTGGAGTCATCCAATACGGTCATCAACCTGACGGAAAAGGTTTGTTCTTGCTAGATTCTCCTGGTCATGATGGAGAAGTTTCAACAGGACAAGTGGCAGCAGGCGCTCAAATGATTTTGTTCCCAACTGGCCGTGGAACTCCCACAGGCTTTCCGGGGATTCCAGTCATTAAAATCACTGGAAACTCGAAAACTTACAGCAAAATGAAAGAAAACATAGATATTAATACTGGTTCTGTTTTAAATGGAGAGAAAACG
- a CDS encoding UxaA family hydrolase, translated as MESTKKKLKSAFVIHQKDNVAVALSYLNKGDKCIVRLGESERVITVLDDINFGHKLACTAIEENESVLKYGEEIGRMSTSVEKGRWIHNHNMYCERGLK; from the coding sequence TTGGAATCGACCAAAAAGAAATTGAAGTCTGCTTTTGTCATTCATCAAAAAGATAATGTCGCTGTCGCACTTTCATATTTGAATAAAGGAGATAAGTGCATCGTTAGATTGGGAGAATCAGAACGGGTGATTACAGTTTTAGATGATATCAACTTTGGTCATAAACTGGCATGTACGGCAATTGAAGAAAATGAAAGCGTTTTAAAGTATGGAGAAGAAATAGGAAGAATGAGCACGTCAGTAGAAAAAGGAAGGTGGATCCATAACCATAACATGTATTGCGAAAGGGGGCTGAAATAA